A region from the Aegilops tauschii subsp. strangulata cultivar AL8/78 chromosome 5, Aet v6.0, whole genome shotgun sequence genome encodes:
- the LOC109746128 gene encoding cysteine-rich receptor-like protein kinase 44, which yields MEYLFEKMSSSDKDAKPMQLHLLKTITEDFSEKMKVGGGGYGEVYKGVLNGDEIAVKKLFPVPGLNDEAFENEFRNLKKVQHENIIRMIGYCYEIAHKDVEYEGKLVFSAVIERALCFEYMKGGSLAKHISDKSCILDWPTTYKIIHGTCEGLHYLHKGQVQKIFHLDLKPDNVLLDENFVPKIGDFGLSKLFGTSYTHQISAMKGTVGFMPQEYIHNRKVSPKNDVFSLGVIIFHMMAGEKGYGDYWDARRRPNFSKLIQQDFIDSVQEYWKTKMQATKGYRWDEADLLGVTKCIDMAMRCVEDDRDKRPYMTEIISELKELDSKVGEMLNKDPKPTIHPLRNCVNGLGALKQNKSPNNLGKDIVVDPSLELCFPFEPNKDIRCCLQLINKVASSHIAFNINTDVEKYLAQPHKGIIAPYSKCYITLTLREEEVALPNMQCFDMLVVQTVRVSKHFTSDEITQDFLQNISAMDEVILPIHYVGLDQ from the exons ATGGAGTACCTGTTTGAGAAAATGTCCTCGTCCGATAAGGATGCAAAGCCCATGCAACTGCATTTGTTAAAAACAATCACGGAGGATTTTTCAGAGAAGATGAAAGTTGGTGGTGGTGGTTATGGAGAAGTTTACAAG GGAGTGCTTAATGGGGACGAAATAGCTGTCAAGAAGCTTTTTCCCGTCCCTGGACTTAACGATGAGGCATTTGAAAATGAATTCCGTAACCTTAAGAAGGTTCAACATGAAAATATCATTCGTATGATTGGTTACTGCTATGAGATAGCACATAAAGATGTTGAGTACGAAGGAAAATTAGTTTTCTCAGCAGTAATAGAGAGAGCTCTCTGCTTTGAATATATGAAGGGAGGAAGCCTGGCGAAGCATATTTCTG ACAAGTCCTGCATACTTGATTGGCCAACAACGTACAAAATAATTCATGGGACTTGCGAGGGCCTGCACTACCTTCATAAGGGACAAGTACAGAAGATTTTTCATCTAGACTTAAAGCCGGATAATGTATTGCTGGATGAAAATTTTGTGCCCAAAATAGGAGATTTTGGTTTGTCCAAGCTCTTTGGTACATCATATACTCACCAAATAAGTGCTATGAAAGGAACGGT TGGGTtcatgccgcaagaatacatacACAATCGCAAGGTCTCACCAAAGAATGACGTTTTCAGTCTTGGAGTCATAATTTTCCACATGATGGCGGGAGAAAAGGGATACGGTGATTATTGGGATGCGCGTCGTCGTCCAAATTTTTCAAAACTAATTCAACAAGATTTTATCGACAGT GTACAAGAATACTGGAAAACAAAGATGCAGGCAACCAAAGGTTATAGATGGGACGAAGCAGACCTCCTAGGGGTAACGAAATGTATTGACATGGCAATGCGTTGTGTGGAGGACGACCGAGACAAGCGACCTTACATGACTGAAATTATCAGCGAGCTCAAGGAACTAGACTCTAAAGTCGGGGAGATGTTAAATAAAGATCCAAAACCAACTATACACCCGTTG AGAAACTGTGTCAATGGTTTGGGAGCGTTGAAACAGAATAAAAGTCCCAACAATTTGGGAAAGGATATTGTGGTGGATCCGTCCCTGGAACTCTGCTTCCCATTTGAGCCAAACAAGGACATACGGTGCTGCCTGCAGCTCATCAACAAGGTGGCATCCAGCCACATTGCTTTTAATATAAACACCGATGTAGAAAAGTATCTTGCACAACCACACAAAGGGATCATTGcaccatattccaaatgttacaTCACCCTAACATTGCGAGAAGAAGAGGTGGCATTGCCGAATATGCAGTGCTTTGACATGTTGGTTGTGCAGACCGTAAGAGTGAGCAAGCACTTCACGTCCGATGAAATAACTCAAGACTTCCTTCAAAACATCAGCGCCATGGATGAGGTGATATTGCCGATTCATTATGTTGGATTGGACCAGTAA